A part of Gadus morhua chromosome 17, gadMor3.0, whole genome shotgun sequence genomic DNA contains:
- the shbg gene encoding sex hormone-binding globulin: MTGSFRKMAGGGGCVAVLAACLVALATGAEIHRNERGKTMIPGNSVINLGQQTNTWRPLAKTTANLTDVRSIKSTFEFRTFDPEGVVFYGDNHSGDEWFILALHGGVPEIQIYKADILVSVTGGPRLDDGQWHLMEVSTEGKFVLLEVDGSKALTVGLHSQKVKEVITGQLRLALGGILIDSSRLLVPLRPEMDGCVRAGSWLDLTEPWEMVEGGAELRPCLEAIQRGSYFPGSGFAVFNVSALRIEAPKGGVDIVLGGDFAQMNGTLLSLRGGDHALALSLEINNHSQTMLFTYGKTEITTSTITDKLRLIFRERFFAVSYDGDYIIDSATDQTVEQSIWREGQLAIGGLLGEEEDAVGSNFLVGCLEKVVVQGKQLDMDLSDKDVSISSHSCPVR; the protein is encoded by the exons ATGACCGGCTCTTTCAGGAAGatggcaggtggaggtggatgcgtCGCGGTGCTCGCAGCATGTCTTGTCGCCTTGGCGACCGGAGCGGAGATCCATAGGAATGAGCGTGGTAAG ACCATGATACCAGGCAACAGCGTCATAAACCTGGGCCAGCAGACCAACACATGGAGACCGCTGGCTAAGACCACCGCCAACCTCACAGATGTCCGAAG CATCAAGTCGACTTTCGAGTTCCGGACCTTCGACCCGGAGGGCGTGGTCTTCTACGGGGACAACCACAGCGGCGATGAGTGGTTTATCCTGGCGCTGCACGGCGGCGTCCCCGAAATCCAGATCTATAAAGCCGACATCCTGGTCAGCGTGACAGGGGGGCCGCGACTTGACGACGGGCAGTGGCACCTG atgGAGGTCAGCACCGAGGGGAAGTTTGTGCTCCTGGAGGTGGACGGCTCCAAGGCCCTGACGGTGGGCCTCCACTCCCAGAAGGTGAAGGAGGTCATCACCGGCCAGCTCCGTCTGGCCCTGGGCGGCATCCTCATCGACAGCAGCCGGCTGCTGGTGccg TTGAGGCCAGAGATGGATGGCTGCGTGCGGGCCGGCAGCTGGCTGGATCTGACCGAGCCCTGGGAGATGGTGGAGGGCGGTGCAGAGCTCCGGCCCTGCCTGGAGGCCATTCAGCGAGGGAGCTATTTCCCCGGCTCAGGGTTCGCCGTGTTCAACGTCTCGG CGTTGCGCATCGAGGCGCCGAAGGGCGGAGTGGATATTGTTCTGGGCGGGGACTTTGCTCAGATGAACGGGACACTGCTGAGCCTCAGAGGTGGGGACCACGCCCTGGCACTGAGCTTGGAGATCAACAATCACTCACAG ACAATGCTGTTCACATACGGGAAAACAGAGATCACCACGTCCACCATCACAGATAAACTCAGGCTCATCTTTAGGGAGCGGTTCTTTGCCGTGTCATATGACGGGGATTACATAATTGACAGCGCAACGGACCAAACCGTGGAACAAAGCATATGGAGAGAGGGCCAGCTCGCCATTGGAGGACTTCTTG GTGAAGAAGAGGACGCCGTCGGCAGCAACTTTCTGGTCGGCTGCTTAGAGAAGGTCGTGGTCCAGGGAAAGCAGCTGGACATGGACTTGTCGGACAAGGACGTATCCATCTCGTCCCATAGTTGCCCCGTTCGGTAG